ATCCGTGACCAAACCACTCCTAATGAATGGTGTGTTTGTGACTGTGATCTATAACCATAATAGTCAGTTATGAAGAAGAAGTGGATTTCAATACAGTATTTGGAGTTTTGGTTGTCTGATTGTATTACTGCAGTTAATTCCAAAacctaattaaattaattaagaatTATAACTAATATTTTGTCTGTATCAGTGACGAACAGTTcagcattttctttgttattTCAGAAGATAAATATGAAATATAATTTACAACAAAATTTTATTCTCAAGGAATTATGAAAAGACCGAAATGTTAATATTCAGGTTTACACCGAAATCAAATGTTTTAACTCTCTATACGCCAAATGTGTTTTTTTACCAGGACAAGTGTACTTTCTAGACatgtttattttaaaataaaaagattACTGTCCTGAATAACTTTAGTAACAGTATCCAATTTTTCTTTTTTCGGAATTGAGAGAACTTCTTTATTGTTTTTTTAAGATTTAAATATACCAATTGTCAGAGTGTCAGGCATATTCCCCCTACCACAAGAAGACGTCCTTCTTCACAGTATGCCTTCGAGGAGTAGTCAGTAAAGGGTCAAAATTATAAGTTAATAGTACCTTGGTAAAAACTAAATTAAGGGCCCAACTATCAACGACTCCATCATGGTATTTTCAGGTAAAAGAATGATTATTTTACTTATTTTATGGCTGAGTCATCATGTAAAAGCAACTCCCCTCCCCCTTCTTGTTCTGTTTAATCCCCGGTCCAGTGGCTGAAAAGAACAATATTGACACGTAGAGTGATCAAACCGTTAAATGGCATTAGAGTGATCATGATTATCATTACCGATAGCATTAGCATGAGCATGATCATGAACATGGGCAGATGTGGAGTACAATTACTAGGTGGGAAAAAAAATGATGACTGAAAATATAAGTATAATGAGTGTAACATGAACATAAAGGTCATGGACCTGCACAAATTTCAAGTGTTTCTATTTTCATGTTTCGCTTAGACGTTTCACTTTGTTACTATTTCTTATAAACCACGTTGGATATAATTTTGACAAACAAACAGGTTTCTTGATGGCAGGGGAGCAGATATATAAGATATAGAACTAGAAGCTATTGATATACTGGGCTGCAACCTAGTCCAAGTTTCACTTAAGGAATTTTTGTATGATGAGATACAATGTAAAAATAAAGATAGGGAACGAATTACCAATTCTTAACAGAAAATAAATTCCctttatttttgatttttttaattcatACTTAATCAAATCTCATCAAGTAAGATTTGAATTTTAAGATCAATCTATTAATAACTGACGACTCTATCACTGAGGACTGAGAAACAACAAGAGATATCTCAAGATGGCTGAAGGAGTAAGTAATGCCCAGTAAGCAAAGTGTCGAATGCAGTTTGGTTCAACTGTTCAACCACAAAAAAGATGCAGATTCGGTCAATATCTTCTAATCTTGTTCTCGTATAAAGTGCAAAAAGATTTGTCTTTTAATCATTATTTTATACtccctcattttatttttcataaattgtATAGTTTTATCTATTGCTCCTAGTTTTTCGAACATTCGCTGTTCGTCATTATAATCCCATCTAGCATTACTTCGACATAGATATTCTAGGGACGTCTTTTATGAgataaaaataaagaaagaaaaataaaacctaTTAAAATCATGAGGTGGAAATTTCCTATCCCAGGTACATTTCAAAAACGTCATAAAAATGTGCAAGTACTATTCATTTTCTGAGAAACATAAATAATACATCTCGTAAAGTTAATTTGAAATGAGATTTTTGAAATGTGTAGTCCAAAACAAACCTTAGATATTTATGTGAtcgtaaatcatctcataaagttaatttgtttctaaatataaaaagatgttAATCTTTTTTGAATATACTAATAAGAAAAGTAACATAAATATtttttgagacagagggagtaaataataataaggaaaaaaaaaaacagcaactTCTCCCACTAACAACGCATCCACTATTTAATGAAACGGTAACATTTCCCGCTAATATTTTACACTGTTTTATGATGCACCATTTCCAATGGCAATTGGCAAGACATTACTCCATAAAAACGACAAGTAAAAAAGAATAagtatttttttctaaaaaagaaaagaaaggtaaAAACAAACTCCAGAATCGAAGTAAATTAATTAGCCAACAAATGCTAACTGTTCAAAGGAGGCCGTCAAAGGGGAGGACAAAATTGTCATTTAAGATTACTGAGAGTGACAGTGCATGAGAATTAAGGAAATCTCGAATAGTTAATCCCTAGCTAAGAAGCCGACAAGTGGAAAAGACCCTAATTATCTTCAAATAATTGCAAGATTAGCTCTTACCTGGACCACCTGGTATAGTTAAATAGACTATAATACCCTATTTTGAGGTTTGACCAAAGTTTGACTCCTCTATTCTCCCATTCAGTCACTGACTCTCTTCTGTCTCTTTTCCCAAAACAAACCAAAAAATCTCTGCTAAATTATGGCAGTGAAAAAGAAAGAAGCTCATTTAGATTCTCAGCTGGCAGACTTGTGACGGACTTCAAACACAATTAAAATGCAACACCTTTTCCTGTTACCAAATTTAATTTCTGTACAGGGAAagcatgaaaataaaataaaattacataCTCTTTCCGTCCCATTTAATTGGTATTTtagtttaaaaaatatttatcatTTAAAAAATTCAATATTAAAGTTGATATTAAACTTTTTAActatatttttaatattaaaggagtaattatttttaatacagcTCAACTCTCAAAAAGAATATGATAAATAGAAATAACTTAGTAAATTATAGTATTtgatatttattatttttcttaatggACATGAAAAAAAGCTAAAACTGAACGGAAAAAGTAATTAGAACATCAAAATGTAATCATAGATTATTAATATCATAAGTATTTATTAGTAATCCGAAATGaatataaataatttattaaGTAACAAATTAAATTATATTGAtagtataaatatttttatatagtCCGTGGTCGTTTGGTAGGTAGCCAAAATTATTCTGAGATTATAATCttgggactaatttatctcattttTCGAGATTATTTTATAGCATCTAaaaaatgatataaaataatttcgAGATAAGTGAGATAAAATAAAATATCACATCCTTAAAATTATGTTTCATTTTATATCATATTTGatagaaaatataaatttattataCCTCTTACTAAACACAATATAAAAAATTAATGCTGAATATCCAttctataccatgcaccaaacccCCTCATTGTATTTTAAGTTCTTTTGGCAAACACAAGAATACCCCCATCACTCTTCCCTTACCTCGAGCCCCTACCATCTCTTGTTACCCACCTTTTgattctctttctctctctgaaATCTCCAACTCTACTTCAGCATTTTTACTCTTAGAAAAAAAACAAGAGGGAAAACATCCTCTTTTACTGACAgagtttttctttttctctctctctttcttgttTGAGAAAATTGCTCTGTTTGCAAAGGAAATGGCTATGGCTCTGTTGGCTAAGGCCAAGTGGGTACTACTACTACCACTTCTATTGCTCTTTCCAATACTTGCTTTTTTACCTGAAAACCTCTTTTTATGTTTCAATGGGTTGTTCTAAAACCATCCTTAAAAAGGTACATTTTTCGACTACCTGTTTTGTTTCTCTCTACAGTAGAATCTCTGTTCCAAAATAAACCAAAAAGAAACTTACTTTCTCAAACCCCATCCCTTTTCACCCCACATCCCTCCAAGAAACCaccttttcttcctttttctcaAGAATCTCCTAATTTTTGGTATCTTTTTTGCAAGAAACCACCTTTTTGGTTCTTTTTTCTCAAGAATCTCCTAATATTTGGTATCTTTTTTTGCAAAGCTGTAAACTTGCAGCAAGCTCTGAGGAGTAGGGAGAGAAATGGGGTGTGTTGCATCCAagttagaagaagaagaagaggtagTTTCCATATGTAAAGAGAGAAAACACTACCTGAAATTGGCTGTTGAGAGGAGGTATACTTTAGCAGATGCACATTACAAGTACTGTCAAGCATTGTATGGAGTTTCAGCGGCTTTAAAACTCTTTGTTGCTCGCCATTCTACACCAACTTCATCATATCTCATAACTTTTCCACCACCTTGTCCTTCTTCTCCAAAAAAAGAGAATAATGTGGTTTCAAACCCTTTGTTTCTTCAGCGAACACCTACTGAGCCAACCCAAGAATCCATTTGTTGTGGTGGGCCATGCAACAAATCTACAACAACCCCATCAGATTCTTCTGAGGAAGATAGAGAAGTGAAAGTTGTGAAACAGGAACAACAGCCCCAAGGTTATGGCTATTATTACATGGAAATGCCTCAAATGCACCAAATGGAGCATTCACCACCAACAGATTTTGGTTGGGATTTTTTCAACCCTTTTAATAGTGTAAGGCCAGAGATAATTAGTGGGTACCATAGGATTTCTGAGGAGGATTTAATAAGGGAGCAAGAAGGGATTCCAGatttagaagaagaagaagaagaagaggaagaggtaGTAGCCACTGCAGAAAAGGAAAACATGGAGAAAAGAGAAAATGGGACTGAAGTTGTACAACAAACAGTGCATAATGTTAATGTAAGCCAAGAGGACACAAAAAAAGGTTTGACGGTTGTGGATAATCCATTACAGGGGAGGGAGTTACTTGAAGCATTGACTGATATTGAAGACCATTTTGTTAAGGCATATGATGCTGGCAAGGAAGTGTCAAGGATGTTGGAGGCAAATTGGGTACATTCACAGCCTAATTTGGGGGAACCCAAAGGTATTTCCATATGAAATAAGTTACTGTCATTTTTGAATGAGaaatttcgtttttttttaacttgaacAAATGTCTATCTTTCATTGGATTGCTTTTCTTGAAATAGCTCCTTTTGCTTTAGGTTTATGCTCCTCTTCAGCTGTTTTAGCTTTATGGTCCTCTTTGATTGATTTTTTATTCCAGTATTACTTCCTGTTATAGGATATGTTGCAGTTGGTCATACCTGATAATCTTTTTTCTTGGAAAAGAAAATGACATCCAATTGTTTTTTAGAAGGATTTATTTGTACCAATTTTGTTTCTGCCTTGATCATATTCCTATTATGCTCATGGAGGTTTTGTGAAGATTATCCACCCATTTTACTCATTTCCAAGTCAATTATCTATCTTTAGAACGTAATTCCTCATGATTTACTTCACATTTTCACACTAGCTGGTCAATGAGGACGAGATTATTCTTGGGCGGTCAGTGTCGGTAGGAGGTTGTTCTGTGGATGAGAGTTAAAGTTGCTTAACTTATACATTATACCTAGTTCTGGAATCTGGAGTCTGCTTGAAATTTTCAGGTTCAAGGGTCTCTATTTCATTATTTCCTGAATTTGTCTGGTTATCTCATGTATGCAGACAACTCAACGAAAATCATCCCAGCTATTACTTGGAAGTCTCCTGCATCTCGTTCACCATCATGCAAGAGTCTTGTCGCGTCTAGTTCAAAAAGTTCTTCCACATGGACAGAATTCAAGAACGATCTATTTGATGACTATGGTGGAATGGGTTCTGGGAGTCATTCACTGACCCTAGGAAGGCTGTATGCTTGGGAGAAGAAGCTGTATGACGAGGTTAAGGTATATCCATAATGGCCAAGCCTACAATCTTTTTGTCATATAAGAACATTATGAAGCCTGTCTCACCCATGTCATTCCAGCAATATGATTTAAGTTCTTGATTGATGCCAATCAAAGTCTGCATAGGTATCTAGCTATCAGCATTCTTGTCAAATGCAGAAGAATTCACATTAATATGACAGGCTAATTATACTTTTGAGATTTCTGGTATGATCACCACTTGTTTGTTATGGGACTTGGAGCTTCTTTATCTGTCTGTACATAAGTTAGTATGTGCTGTCAATATGTGCAAGTACTTGACCCCATATAAGTCTCATGTGACCTCTAAAATAGCAATAACCAGAGTTTTTGGCCCTGGATTTGGGAATTCACTGGTGCCGAGATGGTACTACAATAGTACAGAACTTTGAATGTTATTGAAGAGTATTGAATAGCTGTAGGACGTCCAATGATATCTACCTAATTGGGCCACTATTAAAGGGACACTACACATGGTTAAAATAATGATTCAATTTCGTGCCATGTCTTCACTGCTAGATATGCCAAATCCACAAATGTATTAAGTTGTCAAGTCCTGTCATTATTTGTCTCTTCACTGTTCATTTTGGCTCAATTTCTTACATCTTACCCTCAGGCTGGAGATAGCACTTGGAAATCATATGAGAAGAAGTGCAATCAACTAAGAAATCATGATGCCAGAGGAGATGAAGGACGGACAACAGACAAAACCAGAGCAGCAGTAAAAGAACTATATAGCAGGATCCTAGTCACAATTCGAAGTGCCGAGACCATATCAAAAAGAATTGACGAACTAAGAGATGAAGAACTGCAGCCTCAAATCATTGAACTGCTTCAAGGGTAAGGAGGACAGTTAAGTTACCTGAGTAGCAAAATATCACTTAATCCAAGATCTTCATTTACCGACTTTTtgatccttttctttctttttgttacAGTATGATGAGAACCTGGAAAATTATGCTGGAATCCCATAAGATCCAGAACAAGATTATATTCGATGTGAAAAGTTTCACCTGTCCTACATATGGAAAGTTTTCCAATGACTCTCATCGGTTTGCCACGATCCAGCTTGACGTTGAGCTTCAGAATTGGAGAGCTCGCTTCCAAGATTACATTGTCGCCCAGAAGGCTTATGCGGAGGCACTCCATGGATGGCTGTCCAAGTTCACAGTCCCTGAAGTTGAATTCTACTCCAAAAGTAGGAGTTCAACTCCAGCTTGTCGAGCTAATGGTCCTCCACTTCTCATGATTTGTCACGATTGGTTGTCTGCCATGAACAAGTTGCCAGATAGAGCAGTTTCTGTTGCCCTAAAAGGCTGTGGAAAGGATATAAGAGCTTTGTGGGTTCAGCAGGGAGGGGAACAGCAACAAAAGCGAAAAGTTGACAGCATGTCCAAAGAATTAGACAGGAAAACACTGGCATTCCAAAAGGCAGAAAACAAGCTTTATGAGTTCAAGCTCACGGATCGAAGCTCGGAGCTTGAAGATGATCATAGAGCTGAGTATCTGAAGGAGAGAAAAGACTTGCTGGACGATTTCCGGAAAAGGGTTGATCTAGAGAAGGAAGAACACCAAAAATGCATGCAAGAAACTCAGAGGATTACTCTGAACGGCTTTCAGACTGGATTTTGCCGAGTTTTTGAGTCTATAACAGAATTTTCCAGTGCAGCACTAAAAATGTACAATGAGTTACTAAGCAGCGGTGAGAAAGCTGAGAAAGTCGGTAACCCGCCATCCATAGAGAGCTCCCAAGCTGGTGAAGATGTCAAAAGATGACTGGCTGGTTTTAGATTTCCTTATTTAATGCATAGGTTGAACTGCTAGTTTGTATATTATGGTGGCATCAAAGCAGCTCGCTGAGATGTAGCCACTTATATTCATGGTTGAGTTTCTTGAAGGTGAAAGGCAAATTTCGTTCGACAGTTTATAATTCCCTTTTTCTTATATCTTAAGTGGCCATAGGCCCAATAAACTATACAACAGCGTTTTCTGGATTGTTCGGTCAAAGATCCCTAAAATTAGAGTCTGTACTTTCCATCAAACACTACTGCCGTTTTCGGCTCAAAGGTGATAACTGCCTGATACGTGATGAAGAAAGTTCGCATTATAAACAAATAATTAGCCCAAGCAACCAGTTTGTAGAACCCTTAGATAGAAGTCACAGGTTCAAATACCGCCATTCCTACCTATTTGCATATATAGACTTCATTGCTATGTGCATGAATGAGAGCCGGAAAGAAAACCATTCTTAAACTTAAAACTACTAGTCATTAAGAAGAGTGAATCAAATTACAAGTAAAGTCTTTTTCTTGACTTGGCCTATGCATTATATCTGACTTTTTAAACAGAGTTTAATCTTAAAAAAACAAATGAAAGCATACGCTATGCAAAGGAGTTAACAGCTGCATTTCACTGCAGGAATATTATCATCTATGTATCCCTTCTGTAAGAAAAATAATCAGAATTTGTCTAATCTCAAAGCCACAAATTTTCATCAGATCAGACGGGGGGATTAAAATACAGTTGATAGAAGAAGCAAAGCAGATAATCTATACTAGCTTTATAAAACAAGTATCAGAAATTCCAGAGTTTTAGGAACATTCTTTTTGTACATTTGACAAATTACTGGTCCTAGATAAGCACCTGAGTGGGCAACAAATAGCCAGAGACCTTGCAGTAGCAGGTCATACAAGCCTTTGTGTTGCCCTATATCAGATACAACGAGACCAGAAATTGCGAGAAAAGTATAAATTCACTCACAACCGTAGCAGGAGTGTGTATACCCAGAAATGGAACAATGTCTACTTGCAACCAATTTTCTACTGCTGAACCTACCACCGCACCAGCAACCAGCCCACCAATTGTTATCACGCTTGCTTTCCCTGTTCACAAGTAAAGTTCGTGTCACTTTTCTCAGAAAACCAATATCTAGTTCTACATATTTTGGCAGAATTACAGATTAGATGAAATAAAACACCAAGCAGAATCATAATTCAGTACAATTCCATTGTTTTTTTATAAATGGTAACAGCGGTACAATTCCATTGTTATTTCCAAAGTCTCATTCGCATTATCCAGAAGCCAGTATATCTGCACGTATCTACTCCTTCAAAGGTTCATTGGCTCTCATGTGGATACTACTCATGTCGTTGCTATATAAACTATAAGAATTATCTAAACCAGTTTTCAGTAAAAAAATCACGGTCTTCACTCTCAACTACCTTAAAATGCTGTCCACTTCTGCAAAATGGAAAAATTGTCAAATGTGATTTTT
The sequence above is a segment of the Lycium barbarum isolate Lr01 chromosome 6, ASM1917538v2, whole genome shotgun sequence genome. Coding sequences within it:
- the LOC132599347 gene encoding protein ALTERED PHOSPHATE STARVATION RESPONSE 1-like; translation: MGCVASKLEEEEEVVSICKERKHYLKLAVERRYTLADAHYKYCQALYGVSAALKLFVARHSTPTSSYLITFPPPCPSSPKKENNVVSNPLFLQRTPTEPTQESICCGGPCNKSTTTPSDSSEEDREVKVVKQEQQPQGYGYYYMEMPQMHQMEHSPPTDFGWDFFNPFNSVRPEIISGYHRISEEDLIREQEGIPDLEEEEEEEEEVVATAEKENMEKRENGTEVVQQTVHNVNVSQEDTKKGLTVVDNPLQGRELLEALTDIEDHFVKAYDAGKEVSRMLEANWVHSQPNLGEPKDNSTKIIPAITWKSPASRSPSCKSLVASSSKSSSTWTEFKNDLFDDYGGMGSGSHSLTLGRLYAWEKKLYDEVKAGDSTWKSYEKKCNQLRNHDARGDEGRTTDKTRAAVKELYSRILVTIRSAETISKRIDELRDEELQPQIIELLQGMMRTWKIMLESHKIQNKIIFDVKSFTCPTYGKFSNDSHRFATIQLDVELQNWRARFQDYIVAQKAYAEALHGWLSKFTVPEVEFYSKSRSSTPACRANGPPLLMICHDWLSAMNKLPDRAVSVALKGCGKDIRALWVQQGGEQQQKRKVDSMSKELDRKTLAFQKAENKLYEFKLTDRSSELEDDHRAEYLKERKDLLDDFRKRVDLEKEEHQKCMQETQRITLNGFQTGFCRVFESITEFSSAALKMYNELLSSGEKAEKVGNPPSIESSQAGEDVKR